GCGGCGCTGGTCATCGCGCTGGTCGTGCCAGGGCCGGATCTCGTGGTAGTTGCGCACGCCGCCACTCACAGCATCCGGCGCGGGGTACTCACGGCAATGGGAGTGGTACTCGGACTCGGTTTTCATGCAGCCTTGGCCGCCGGCGGGTTGACGGCGTTGGTGGTCTCGCTCCCGGCAGCACTGACCGCACTCCAGGTGGTAGGTGCGTGCATCCTGTTCTGGTTCGGCATATCCATGGCACGTAACACTGGCATCGACTCTGCTGCCGCAGCGCAACCGGGCACAGGGGTACTCACAGGATTCGTGACGAACGCGACCAACCCGAAGGCACTGCTCTTCTTTGCCGCGGTACTCCCCCAGTTCATCGGTGATGGACCCGATCGGTTCATGCGCACAGTCGCGATGGGTGTCACCGTTGTCGTCGGTGCGGCGATCTGGTGGGCCGTGATGATCGCATTGACGAGGACGGTGCAGACCGGCGGGAACGGGCGGTTCGAGCGGGCACTCCCGAAGGCGGGTGGACTGATCCTCGTGTGTCTGGCGGGCGGGTTGCTGTGGTCCGCAGTCTGCGCTGGAATCAGTGTGAATTGAACGCCGTCTCCACTTGGGTGCACACAGTTGCACGAACCACTTTCAAGACTCTGCCCGCCCGCGACTGCCGAGAAGGAAATCGGGTATGAAATTCCCGTGGTCAAGTCCCGGCAGGTGGTGTGCGACCTTGTCGCGTGATTCCTCATCGTTGGTTCAGGCGGTCAACGCCGGTGTCACCTCCTCGGCAGGCTCGGTGACGGTCTCAGCAGACTGGCTGTTGCTGCGGGAACGGGCAAGGACGTCGAGCCCTAGATAGCGACGCCCTTCGATCCACTCGTCGTGCTGCTCTGCAAGAACCGCACCGACCAGCCGGATCAATGCCGTCCGATCGGGGA
This is a stretch of genomic DNA from Rhodococcus pyridinivorans. It encodes these proteins:
- a CDS encoding LysE family translocator; the protein is MSLGSWAAFAAALVIALVVPGPDLVVVAHAATHSIRRGVLTAMGVVLGLGFHAALAAGGLTALVVSLPAALTALQVVGACILFWFGISMARNTGIDSAAAAQPGTGVLTGFVTNATNPKALLFFAAVLPQFIGDGPDRFMRTVAMGVTVVVGAAIWWAVMIALTRTVQTGGNGRFERALPKAGGLILVCLAGGLLWSAVCAGISVN